The DNA region ACAAGTTTTATGATTTACTTATAAGTATCGTCATAGTTGAACTATAGCATGATTTTTATTTACATTGCCAAATATAACCTTTTATCCCCCCCCCACCCAAAGAAGTTTATTGTTGGCCATGTAATAGAAATTCTTGCCTACATTATTATTCTTTGTTGTTAAAGGCTTCTCTATAAATAGGGTTGATAAGATCATCAGATGGTATATCCCATAACACACAATCTGTATTGAATATGCTTGTTGCATTCTTAATTTCTTTCCCACCTTGAAATTCTTCACCATTTTCATCCTTTAATTTCTCATGTGACCTCACTTGTTCCCCTGCGGTACATGTGCTTCCCGTACACATACTCTGGCTCCATGGTGAGCCGGAACCGCCCCCTTCATTGGCAAAAGATGATGGGCCATAATGATGATATCCCGTCACAGATGTAGGGAAAACACCACAACCCCCTTCAAAATTAGCCGATGTTGCTCTTGTACTAGTAGACTCCCATGGTTTATTCAAGGGGAGCATGTCTGGTTCTTGTATAGCCCTTGATAAATTCAGTTTGATCTTCTCAACTGTATCATCTTTCTCATCTTGTTTGCTGTAAGGAACTGTGGTATTATTCCCTTGTCCCGGATTTGATTGTTGAAGCTGGAAATCTATACGTTTCTTAGTTAGCAGGTGGAGCATTTCATCCTTGAAACACCCTAGTGCCGCTTCAGCTAAATGAGCCACCTGTGGTGGTGCCAATGTAGTGGCTATCTCAGCCATGAGGTGAGAGAAAGGCTTGTGTGTCACAGGATCAATACCCGTGCCTGAAAGCTTCTTCTTCAGCTTGGTGTTCCAATGATTTTTAACATCATTGTCTGTCCGACCAGGTAACTGTGCTGCAATCAAGGACCAGCTGCAATGTGGTACAAATTTAGACAAAGTTAATAGCTAATCCCAAAACATGAGCTAATAAAACTACAAAAGAAGCTTGAAATAGAGTGGCATTTTATCTAGTCTTGTGAAAGGAAGCCATTGTTTAGCGATTTGTTACCGGTTGCCAACAACAGAATGGAGCTTCACAATAGTTTGCTCCTCAGCATCGGAGAACTGGCCATGTTTAAGGTCCGGCCGAAGGTAATTAGTCCATCGCAATCGGCAGCTTTTCCCACATCTTTGGAGACCTAGCAAAATCAACCCCAACccaatttcttttacttttaaaacaacaaaaaataacacAATTGCATTGCAATCCAATGGCATTGGATATTAGGGTGACAAGAACAAAACACAGACCGGCATTCTTGGGGATGAGACGCCAATTGCGGGTGCCATGTTGGGCAATGTAAGAAGAGAGCTTGTTGTCTTCCTCGGGTGTCCACTGTCCTCTTTTAACATTGTCTTTCTCACAACATGGAATCCGacccatttattattattattacacttTTACTCCATGacaaattaaatgctaaaaataaggttaaaagaCTCGACAACAAATgggaaaaattaaaaggaaaagaaaaagcaaatggCTGAGTGCTTCTTGTGCTACAGCTAGCTATAGCTTAATAAACTTTGATGAGGTtggaataaagaaaaaaaggggcGGGGGGAAGTGAGAAATGTTTGGGGgtgttcattttatttgttaaggtatattatttatatacaaaggGGGAAAGATATTGCATATATGCATGAAAAGACATCCATCAAATGTGCATGATTTTATTAAAGAATTCAACGCTGTTGAGTGTGTGAAGGATTGGCCGGTAGCTCACCCTCAAGACGCCCGGTCAACTCTTCTCTTCTTTGACATTCTTTCAGATTTCATCATACATTACTTACAACCCTTCCAATGTTTCAACTTCCACGTGTGGCCTTGTCTTAAATCACCACACATACTATTTTTGGGTAAAAGTAGCACGGTGACTTatatattttgtcttttttatttaaaaaacgggtAAATTAATCCCTGtacgttaaattaaaaaataaattgttcatttcatccatttttattattaaaaactaatgTGACTGACGGAATAACTAGGTAGTTACACATGATGTGCTACGTATACCTAATATTGATACGTAGGGATAAATTTTTAACGGAAAAAAAGAGTAAACTacgaaaatagtcatttttgtttgcctcaggttaAATTTTAgccacttatgtttgaaatgttacattttggtcacttacattatcgttttgttacgaaataCTCTTCCGTTAAGATTTATTACCTCCCAAACGGCAATCCGATGTGACAGTTAAAATGGGTTTTAAATACCAATATAGATATCCATccaagtaaattaattaattttttaattaaataaatttaattaattgaattttctaaattaattaaaggaAAATATTAATTTGGTTTCCTAAAATAATCAAGACCAATGCATCAGATTAATGCTTGAATGGGAAAAAAAGAACCTTggtctcctttttcttttaattttcatatcCATTTTGACTGAACAAATCATCCATTTTTATAATCATctttattgaattgaaatagtaGAAATCAAATTGagtgatttttttattcaaaatgaaaGAACAAAAGATCGATTCAA from Gossypium hirsutum isolate 1008001.06 chromosome A04, Gossypium_hirsutum_v2.1, whole genome shotgun sequence includes:
- the LOC107931145 gene encoding transcription factor MYB80, which produces MGRIPCCEKDNVKRGQWTPEEDNKLSSYIAQHGTRNWRLIPKNAGLQRCGKSCRLRWTNYLRPDLKHGQFSDAEEQTIVKLHSVVGNRWSLIAAQLPGRTDNDVKNHWNTKLKKKLSGTGIDPVTHKPFSHLMAEIATTLAPPQVAHLAEAALGCFKDEMLHLLTKKRIDFQLQQSNPGQGNNTTVPYSKQDEKDDTVEKIKLNLSRAIQEPDMLPLNKPWESTSTRATSANFEGGCGVFPTSVTGYHHYGPSSFANEGGGSGSPWSQSMCTGSTCTAGEQVRSHEKLKDENGEEFQGGKEIKNATSIFNTDCVLWDIPSDDLINPIYREAFNNKE